The Xyrauchen texanus isolate HMW12.3.18 chromosome 38, RBS_HiC_50CHRs, whole genome shotgun sequence genome window below encodes:
- the LOC127631595 gene encoding hypermethylated in cancer 1 protein-like isoform X1, producing MIMKGDLDRIAEEIGHPGGGLKSMLDAMEVPSHARHLLLQLNTQRTKGFLCDVIIVVQNALFRAHKNILAASSLYLKSLVVHDNLINLDHEMVSPGVFRVILDYIYTGRLSEGDPTSPTEPNIGAVLAAASYLQLLDLVALCKKKLKRNGKYHLRPNPGFLPYKIGPGGVGGGRFHVSTPVIHSCLSGGVVGTPQPTSLEDMHSLPLAPHAGELYAPAPIQGPPPYPPTKASLSPQSGLRLPPTDRNCSSVFGLDLSKKSPSSQSQFPSSHPYLISSLHPDEEPQGELDQRTSPLLSPNDGSRKMETAHHAGSLTPHPFPLSNHTLSPHYPNLHRSQGQEPYLCPPSPEPMEDSREQGRNGSSIYRWVKNEPSNPEDEYEEDDEDDSGGTGEQDKERHHQHMNHHKNSEEKLNMSERGYDRGTVTCDDVEDENGTGSEETGSSEGRSSPPGAGGRYHMPYEPESFGDNLYVCIPCDKGFPSSEQLNAHVESHTEEELNNGSELENSNNGSKPNNAHGPTSLNSSSSLQSPFLDSKSGQNLHPIGLGEIIRPYRCSSCDKSYKDPATLRQHEKTHWLTRPYPCSICGKKFTQRGTMTRHMRSHLGLKPFACDACGMRFTRQYRLTEHMRIHSGEKPYECQVCGGKFAQQRNLISHMKMHSSVAASGALTPDGKLKIDFTEGIYPLSKYTVEHLGLKQEKTSDLLMASQHLLADAKVMESLYPLSKLAAVHLGLTHNKMDILNQPLPPTPQQLSSEARTIERYSPS from the exons ATGATCATGAAGGGAGACTTAGATCGGATTGCAGAAGAGATCGGGCATCCAG GTGGTGGTCTGAAGTCGATGCTGGATGCCATGGAAGTCCCAAGTCATGCTAGGCACCTCCTCTTGCAACTGAACACACAACGCACCAAGGGCTTCTTGTGTGATGTCATAATTGTTGTGCAGAATGCACTGTTCCGTGCTCACAAGAACATTCTGGCAGCTAGCAGCCTATACCTTAAGTCTCTTGTTGTTCACGACAACCTCATCAATTTGGACCATGAGATGGTCAGTCCAGGTGTCTTTCGAGTCATCCTTGACTATATCTACACAGGACGCTTAAGTGAAGGTGACCCCACCTCTCCCACTGAGCCAAATATAGGGGCAGTGTTGGCAGCTGCAAGTTATCTGCAACTGCTGGACCTGGTGGCTCTGTGCAAGAAGAAGCTGAAGAGGAATGGAAAGTACCACTTACGCCCCAACCCTGGGTTTTTGCCTTACAAGATTGGCCCTGGTGGGGTGGGGGGAGGACGGTTTCACGTATCCACTCCAGTCATTCACTCCTGCCTCTCTGGTGGCGTAGTTGGCACTCCTCAACCGACATCATTAGAGGATATGCACTCTCTGCCACTGGCCCCCCATGCAGGAGAGCTTTATGCCCCAGCTCCCATACAAGGTCCACCACCTTACCCTCCAACAAAGGCGTCCCTGTCACCACAATCAGGCCTGCGCTTACCCCCCACTGACAGGAACTGCTCATCCGTCTTTGGCCTTGACCTGTCCAAGAAAAGCCCCAGTTCCCAGTCGCAGTTCCCTTCCAGTCACCCATACTTGATCTCCTCACTCCACCCAGACGAGGAGCCTCAGGGGGAGCTGGACCAAAGAACCAGCCCCCTGCTCAGCCCCAATGATGGCTCCAGAAAAATGGAGACAGCCCACCATGCAGGGTCCCTTACCCCACACCCTTTCCCTCTCTCTAACCATACACTCTCACCCCATTATCCCAACCTACACCGTTCTCAGGGCCAGGAGCCATACCTCTGTCCTCCCAGTCCCGAGCCCATGGAGGACTCCAGAGAACAAGGCAGAAATGGCTCAAGCATCTACCGGTGGGTGAAGAATGAACCATCCAATCCAGAAGACGAATatgaggaggatgatgaagatgatagTGGAGGAACGGGTGAGCAAGATAAAGAGAGACACCACCAGCACATGAATCACCATAAGAACAGCGAAGAAAAGCTGAATATGAGTGAGAGGGGCTACGACAGAGGTACTGTGACCTGTGATGATGTTGAGGATGAGAATGGGACCGGAAGTGAAGAAACGGGTAGCAGTGAAGGCCGTTCATCTCCCCCTGGTGCAGGTGGGAGATATCACATGCCGTATGAACCAGAAAGTTTTGGCGATAACTTGTATGTGTGCATCCCATGTGACAAAGGCTTCCCAAGCTCAGAGCAGCTCAATGCCCATGTGGAGTCTCATACAGAGGAGGAGCTCAACAATGGCAGTGAGCTGGAAAACAGCAACAACGGCAGCAAGCCCAACAATGCCCATGGACCTACAAGCTTGAACAGCTCTAGCAGTCTTCAGAGCCCCTTCTTAGATAGCAAATCAGGGCAAAACCTCCATCCTATTGGCCTGGGAGAGATCATACGACCATATCGCTGTTCTTCCTGTGACAAGTCCTATAAAGACCCTGCCACGCTGCGGCAGCACGAAAAGACACACTGGCTGACCCGCCCATACCCATGTAGCATCTGTGGCAAGAAGTTCACCCAGCGTGGTACCATGACACGCCACATGCGCAGCCATTTGGGCCTAAAACCATTTGCTTGTGATGCCTGTGGAATGCGCTTTACTCGCCAATACCGCCTCACGGAGCACATGCGTATCCACTCCGGAGAGAAGCCATATGAGTGCCAGGTATGTGGGGGCAAGTTTGCTCAGCAGCGCAACCTCATCAGCCACATGAAAATGCACAGCAGTGTAGCAGCCAGTGGAGCACTCACTCCTGATGGCAAGCTGAAGATAGACTTCACTGAGGGCATTTATCCCTTGAGTAAGTACACCGTTGAACATCTGGGTCTGAAGCAGGAGAAAACGTCAGATCTTCTCATGGCCTCTCAGCACCTGCTGGCTGATGCCAAGGTCATGGAGAGCCTCTACCCACTGTCAAAGCTGGCTGCAGTACATCTTGGCCTCACACACAATAAGATGGACATCCTAAACCAACCACTTCCACCTACTCCCCAGCAGCTCTCATCAGAGGCTCGCACCATTGAGCGCTACTCTCCCAGCTAG
- the LOC127631595 gene encoding hypermethylated in cancer 1 protein-like isoform X2, translating into MLDAMEVPSHARHLLLQLNTQRTKGFLCDVIIVVQNALFRAHKNILAASSLYLKSLVVHDNLINLDHEMVSPGVFRVILDYIYTGRLSEGDPTSPTEPNIGAVLAAASYLQLLDLVALCKKKLKRNGKYHLRPNPGFLPYKIGPGGVGGGRFHVSTPVIHSCLSGGVVGTPQPTSLEDMHSLPLAPHAGELYAPAPIQGPPPYPPTKASLSPQSGLRLPPTDRNCSSVFGLDLSKKSPSSQSQFPSSHPYLISSLHPDEEPQGELDQRTSPLLSPNDGSRKMETAHHAGSLTPHPFPLSNHTLSPHYPNLHRSQGQEPYLCPPSPEPMEDSREQGRNGSSIYRWVKNEPSNPEDEYEEDDEDDSGGTGEQDKERHHQHMNHHKNSEEKLNMSERGYDRGTVTCDDVEDENGTGSEETGSSEGRSSPPGAGGRYHMPYEPESFGDNLYVCIPCDKGFPSSEQLNAHVESHTEEELNNGSELENSNNGSKPNNAHGPTSLNSSSSLQSPFLDSKSGQNLHPIGLGEIIRPYRCSSCDKSYKDPATLRQHEKTHWLTRPYPCSICGKKFTQRGTMTRHMRSHLGLKPFACDACGMRFTRQYRLTEHMRIHSGEKPYECQVCGGKFAQQRNLISHMKMHSSVAASGALTPDGKLKIDFTEGIYPLSKYTVEHLGLKQEKTSDLLMASQHLLADAKVMESLYPLSKLAAVHLGLTHNKMDILNQPLPPTPQQLSSEARTIERYSPS; encoded by the coding sequence ATGCTGGATGCCATGGAAGTCCCAAGTCATGCTAGGCACCTCCTCTTGCAACTGAACACACAACGCACCAAGGGCTTCTTGTGTGATGTCATAATTGTTGTGCAGAATGCACTGTTCCGTGCTCACAAGAACATTCTGGCAGCTAGCAGCCTATACCTTAAGTCTCTTGTTGTTCACGACAACCTCATCAATTTGGACCATGAGATGGTCAGTCCAGGTGTCTTTCGAGTCATCCTTGACTATATCTACACAGGACGCTTAAGTGAAGGTGACCCCACCTCTCCCACTGAGCCAAATATAGGGGCAGTGTTGGCAGCTGCAAGTTATCTGCAACTGCTGGACCTGGTGGCTCTGTGCAAGAAGAAGCTGAAGAGGAATGGAAAGTACCACTTACGCCCCAACCCTGGGTTTTTGCCTTACAAGATTGGCCCTGGTGGGGTGGGGGGAGGACGGTTTCACGTATCCACTCCAGTCATTCACTCCTGCCTCTCTGGTGGCGTAGTTGGCACTCCTCAACCGACATCATTAGAGGATATGCACTCTCTGCCACTGGCCCCCCATGCAGGAGAGCTTTATGCCCCAGCTCCCATACAAGGTCCACCACCTTACCCTCCAACAAAGGCGTCCCTGTCACCACAATCAGGCCTGCGCTTACCCCCCACTGACAGGAACTGCTCATCCGTCTTTGGCCTTGACCTGTCCAAGAAAAGCCCCAGTTCCCAGTCGCAGTTCCCTTCCAGTCACCCATACTTGATCTCCTCACTCCACCCAGACGAGGAGCCTCAGGGGGAGCTGGACCAAAGAACCAGCCCCCTGCTCAGCCCCAATGATGGCTCCAGAAAAATGGAGACAGCCCACCATGCAGGGTCCCTTACCCCACACCCTTTCCCTCTCTCTAACCATACACTCTCACCCCATTATCCCAACCTACACCGTTCTCAGGGCCAGGAGCCATACCTCTGTCCTCCCAGTCCCGAGCCCATGGAGGACTCCAGAGAACAAGGCAGAAATGGCTCAAGCATCTACCGGTGGGTGAAGAATGAACCATCCAATCCAGAAGACGAATatgaggaggatgatgaagatgatagTGGAGGAACGGGTGAGCAAGATAAAGAGAGACACCACCAGCACATGAATCACCATAAGAACAGCGAAGAAAAGCTGAATATGAGTGAGAGGGGCTACGACAGAGGTACTGTGACCTGTGATGATGTTGAGGATGAGAATGGGACCGGAAGTGAAGAAACGGGTAGCAGTGAAGGCCGTTCATCTCCCCCTGGTGCAGGTGGGAGATATCACATGCCGTATGAACCAGAAAGTTTTGGCGATAACTTGTATGTGTGCATCCCATGTGACAAAGGCTTCCCAAGCTCAGAGCAGCTCAATGCCCATGTGGAGTCTCATACAGAGGAGGAGCTCAACAATGGCAGTGAGCTGGAAAACAGCAACAACGGCAGCAAGCCCAACAATGCCCATGGACCTACAAGCTTGAACAGCTCTAGCAGTCTTCAGAGCCCCTTCTTAGATAGCAAATCAGGGCAAAACCTCCATCCTATTGGCCTGGGAGAGATCATACGACCATATCGCTGTTCTTCCTGTGACAAGTCCTATAAAGACCCTGCCACGCTGCGGCAGCACGAAAAGACACACTGGCTGACCCGCCCATACCCATGTAGCATCTGTGGCAAGAAGTTCACCCAGCGTGGTACCATGACACGCCACATGCGCAGCCATTTGGGCCTAAAACCATTTGCTTGTGATGCCTGTGGAATGCGCTTTACTCGCCAATACCGCCTCACGGAGCACATGCGTATCCACTCCGGAGAGAAGCCATATGAGTGCCAGGTATGTGGGGGCAAGTTTGCTCAGCAGCGCAACCTCATCAGCCACATGAAAATGCACAGCAGTGTAGCAGCCAGTGGAGCACTCACTCCTGATGGCAAGCTGAAGATAGACTTCACTGAGGGCATTTATCCCTTGAGTAAGTACACCGTTGAACATCTGGGTCTGAAGCAGGAGAAAACGTCAGATCTTCTCATGGCCTCTCAGCACCTGCTGGCTGATGCCAAGGTCATGGAGAGCCTCTACCCACTGTCAAAGCTGGCTGCAGTACATCTTGGCCTCACACACAATAAGATGGACATCCTAAACCAACCACTTCCACCTACTCCCCAGCAGCTCTCATCAGAGGCTCGCACCATTGAGCGCTACTCTCCCAGCTAG